The Candidatus Bathyarchaeota archaeon genomic interval GCTACCCCTTCACGATGCCCCTGATTTTGACAAGCCCGATTCTTGCATTAGCCCACCTCTTCTATCTGGTGCTCTTCACCATTGCGGTAGTAAAAGCCTTGATACCCCTAGTCAGGCGCCTGTTTGGGTTGCAAACAAAAAATCCGCCGCCCAAATTGCCCGGGTAGCTTTGTATATTTGTAGTTTAAATAACGGAAGGGGCAGAGTCTGGGGGTAGTCATTTAATGCGCAATTACTCGAGTTTTTTGGTTTTTCTTGTTGATTTTGGGTTTTTCTTTTGGCAAAATTTATAACGAAAACTATGCATTGCTTCACTATTCAATTGTGCGCGTGGACGTTTGTCTGCGTGACGTGATTCCTGGTGAACATGTAGATGCCGTTAAAAACTAGTAAACAAGATGCGGCTGACCTTTTGACCTTGGAATGGGTTCTCCAAGTAAAGGCTTACCGATTAACATTAGATAGACGGCGATGCGTTGGCTGTCAAGTTTGTACTTTGGCCTGCCCCAAAGAAGCAGTCACCACCACCGAAGTGCCCCCCGTGGATGGGAAAGCTCAACATCGCCATGTCGATATTGACCTAAAAAAATGCAACTTCTGCGCCATATGCGACTTAACCTGCCCCTTTGGCGCCATAAAAGTAACCCAAAACGGCGTCCACACCCCCGCGGTGCTCGCCAAAGACAGCTACCCCCAACTCACCCGCGAAATCGAAACCGAAACCACCAAATGCCCCCCCGAATGCACCAAATGCGAAGAAACCTGCCCCCTGCACTTAATCAAAGTCACCAAAACCAGCGACGAACCAGCCAAAACGCAGGTCGCCATCCAAAAAGAAGCTTGTCCCACCTGCACCCTATGCGCGCATGAGTGTCCCGTTTCGACGATTCATGTTAAGAAAACCTTTGAGGGCGCCCTCTCAGTGGACGCTGACAAGTGCCCCAAGGGATGCCACAAATGTGTTGATGTCTGCCCCATCCCGGGCACCCTGACCTTGGGTGAGGATGGAAAAGTCCAAGCAGAATCCGCCACCTGCGTCTTCTGCGGTGCATGTCTAAACGTCTGCCCCCAGCCCGAAGCACTCCATGTCCACCGCAGCCGCATCCACCACGCAGCAATCCACTCAGGTGCATGGAACAAAACCCTTGAAAGACTCACATCCTGCGCGGATGCCGCCAAGGAATTTCGCACTCAAGCTTGCGAAAACCGTAAATTAGCAATCGCGAAACGTCTTCAACTTGAGGGACGCAACAACAATGAGCACACCTAACTCTTCTGAGGCGCCTCGTGTCGGCGTATTCGTTTGTCACTGTGGCTTAAACATAGCAGGCACTGTCGACGTTAAAGCAGTCGCCGACTACGCCCGCAGTTTACCTGACGTTGTTTTCGTTAAAGAAAACCGCTACACCTGTGCTGACCCCGGCCAAGAAGAAATCCGCAAAGCCATCCGCCAAAACAACCTTAACCGCGTCGTCATAGCCGCCTGCAGTCCCCGCATGCATGAACCCACCTTCCGACGAACCGTATCAGAGGCTGGACTAAACCCCTACCTCTACGAGATGGCTAACATCCGAGAATTCGCTTCATGGTGCCACCAAGCTAACCCCGCCGCGGCTACGGAACGCGCCAAAGAAACTGTGCGCATGGCAGTCGCCAAAGTCCGACTCCTCCAACCCCTAAAAACCCTTGAAGTCCCAGTCACCAACAAAGCCCTAATCGTGGGCGGAGGCATCGCAGGGATAAACGCCGCGTTAGACCTCGCTGAGCAGGGCTTTAAAGTTTACATGCTCGAAAACACGCAGAGCATCGGCGGACACATGGCGGCTCTTGACAAGACTTTCCCCACGCTGGACTGCAGCATATGCATCGAAGGCCCAAAGATGGTGGATTGTGCCCGCCATCCCAACATTACCATATTTGCCAACAGCGACCTGATTCGTGTTGATGGCTATGTGGGTAACTTCCGCGTCAAAATCCGCCAAAACCCCCGCTACGTCCTAACCGAGAAATGCACGGGCTGCGGAGAATGCAAAGACGCCTGCCCCATCGAGTACCCCAACGAATGGGACCTTAACTTGGGCACCCGCAAAGCCATATCCGTCCCCTTCGACCAAACCGTCCCCCTCATCTACAGCATCAACCGCGACTACTGTATTGAATGCTTCAAATGCACCGAAGCCTGCGGGGAGCGCCAAGCCATCGACTTCGACCAGCAACCCAAAGAAGTTGACCTCGAAGTAGGCGCCATAGTTGTCTCCACAGGCTTTGACGTGTATGAACCCTACGATATGCCGCTTTTGGGTTACGGCAGGTACCCTAACGTGGTGACAAGCATGGAGTTTGAGCGCCTCATCCTCGCTGCAGGCCCCACGGGCGGCAAAGTGCTTCGCCAATCTGACGGGCAAAAGCCGCATCGCATAGCATTCATCCAATGTGTGGGCAGCCGTGATAAGGCGCATTATCCTTACTGTAGTAACTTCTGCTGCATGTACACGCTCAAACATGTGGTGCAGCTGAAAGAGAAATACAAAGAAGCCATCGAAGTCTACGTATTCTATATGGATATTCGTAGTCCCGGCAAGGGTTATGAGGAGTTCTATGACCGTGCCCGTGAGCGTGGAGTGAACTTTATTCGTGGTCGGGTGAGCCGCATCGAAGAGGACCCCCAAACCCACAACTTAACGGTGCACTCTGAGGAGTCGTTGCTTGGGCAGCCTATCGAGATTCCTGTGGATATGGTGGTGCTTGCAACCGCCGCAGTTCCCAAGAAGGGCAGCGCCGAAGTCGCCCGTATCCTTAACCTCAGTCGCGACGCCAGCGGATTCTTCATGGAAGCACATCCCAAACTCAAACCGCTAGATGCCCCCACAGACGGCATATTCTTCGCAGGTGCATGTGCGGGTCTAAAAGACATCCCCTACAGCGTCTCACAAGGCTCTGGCGCGGCGTCTAGGGCGGCTACGGTTATTAGTAAACCGAAGTGGAAAATCGAACCCATCATCAGCACCATCAACCCCGCTAAATGCATCAAGTGTGGCCTTTGTGTTTCGAAGTGTCCCTACGGCGCCATCCATCAACCTAAGGGTCAAGTTGCCACCGTTGTCACTGCAAGTTGCCATGGCTGTGGTACTTGTGTTGCGGAGTGTCCTCAGCATGCTATTAGCCAGATGCATTTCACGGATGAGCAGATTATGGCGCAGATTCACGCGGCGCTTGCCGATAAGCCTGAAGAGAAGATTATGGCGTTTCTGTGTAACTGGTGCAGCTACGCAGGCGCAGACCTTGCAGGGATTAGCCGCTTTGACTACCCCGCCAACATCCGCGTTGTCCGCGTTATGTGCAGCGGTCGCGTCTCTAACGAATTTATCCTCGAAGCTCTCCGATTGGGCGCGGGTGTGGTTCTTGTGGGCGCCTGCCATTTGCCCTATGACTGCCACTACATCACAGGCAACGTACACATGAAGAGGCGCACTGACGCACTAAAAGGTACTTTGGCAAAGCTGGGTTTGAGTCCTGAACGTTTCCGCGTCGAATACGTGTCTGCCGCTGAAGGCAACCGCTATGCTGACCTCATCAAAGAAATCGACCAACAACGCAAAGCGCTGGGCACAGAGAAGATCCAAGAAGAAACCGCCAAACTCCAACCCTACCTCGAGCGGATGCTTAAACCCAAAACCAAAACCCCCGCTTAACCCCCCTTTTCGTTTTTAACTACTGAATTTCAACATACTAATGAGGCATTTTTCAGCCAATACTGACCTACCCCCTCTTAGAAAAACAGCAGTAAACAAAAAGAAAGAAAAATTATTTTTTTTGTAGTCTAATCAATTCTGTTTTTGAAATCCTTGCTCGCAGCGTTGCATCATGATGTTTCGCGTTGTGCAACGTAACTAGTTCGTCGAGGTCTTCTTTGCCAAACGGCGTTTTAACGGCGAAACCGCACACTGGACAGGTAAACGTTGAAAACTCTACCTTACTCACCCTCTCACCTCCCGCCAAGCAGCCCACCCTTGAATTGATGCGATAGGCAGCATAAATCCCTTTTTAGAGGTGACCTCACAGACTTATCCCTCTTAGGCAGACAGACCCCCCTCTATAGTTTATGCATAGAACCACTAATAGCATCCAAATAGGCTGCAAATAGGTTCGAGGCGGCTCAACCTTCGAATGCTCAGCGTTTAGTCCTAAAAAACAATTAATCCCGCCCCCCACCCATTCTAGATTGGTGACCACCATGCGTGACCGTTACCAAGAAACCCTCCAACACGCAAAAGAGGAACAGCAAAAACTCGAAGCCACCATGCGCAGCCACCCCAACACCCAAGAACACGACGACCAACTCCAAATACAACTACAATGGCTAAACAAACAAGAAAAATAAGGCACACTCGAAACGTTGTTTGAGCTACCTTAAAAAGCAGAAACACTTTCGGAAAGCGATGTAGTTGTTAGGTTACCTTTTATTAAATCAGCTTTGTGTAGCTGTCTGAATAAGAGAAATTAAGCCAGATTTATTGCATAAATTTATATTCAATTAAAAATTATTGGCATTTTATGCCAAAATTTGATCTATTTGGTTTTGGAAATGATGAACCAAAGCGAATCCCTGTAAAACAGAGCATGAAGACAAAGCTTTTGGTCAGGTCTAAAGGGCGTTGCGAACGGTGTCATCGCTCTTTAGAGGGAATTAAACCTCATATCCACCATAAAGACGGTAACCCTAAAAATAACACAATGTCTAATCTGAAAGTTCTCTGTCCTAATTGTCATTCAACTGTGCACGACAAGCCGATTAAGCGACGAAAACCTGCAAATAGTAGCGAAAATCCTTTTTTTGGTCCCAATCCGATTTTTTAATTTTCAAAAATTATTGCTGTTTTTTTCACAAATGATAAATAAAAGAGCTCTTAAAATTAAAACGGGTGAAGAGATTGCCAGTACCTAAAGTTAAAAAGGGCAAATGGGAAAAAGAACGCGAAAGAAATGACGACGGAAGCTGGAGAAAAAAACGTTCAGACGCAGGTAAAAGTCGCTAAAGTTATCATTAGGTAGCTCGTTTTTCAATACCTCTTTTTAGTTACATTTTTGTTCTTTTTAGGATTTTTTGTGTTTGCAGCGTTAGCCATTGTGAGGGTTGCTTTTTTTGTCCGAAGTCCCAGTCTTTCCATGCTTGCCAAACCGATTCGGGCGTGTATCTGCCCTCTTTATCCGCCTTTGACTCCACAATCTCTGCCATTTCTTGTATTCGCGGGTCGCTTCTAAGCCATCGAAACCCTGATAAGACGTCGAGCACGTGGAGTATGTCGTACCATATGTTGGGGGCTTTTAGTTTTCTAAAGTCGGTTCCCATGTAGAATATGTAGGGGTGTTGTTGGCGGCTGTTGCTCCAGAGGTTTAGCAGGCTCTCCGCGCCGTTGAGGGTTTGGTTGCTGTTTTGCCATTTGGGGAACTGTTGGAGGGCTTTTAGGCTGATTAGCGTCGCGTAGGGGCAGGGGTCTTCTTTTCTGCCCGGACCATGAAAACTACCAAGCTCCTTGGATACGG includes:
- a CDS encoding hydrogenase iron-sulfur subunit; protein product: MSTPNSSEAPRVGVFVCHCGLNIAGTVDVKAVADYARSLPDVVFVKENRYTCADPGQEEIRKAIRQNNLNRVVIAACSPRMHEPTFRRTVSEAGLNPYLYEMANIREFASWCHQANPAAATERAKETVRMAVAKVRLLQPLKTLEVPVTNKALIVGGGIAGINAALDLAEQGFKVYMLENTQSIGGHMAALDKTFPTLDCSICIEGPKMVDCARHPNITIFANSDLIRVDGYVGNFRVKIRQNPRYVLTEKCTGCGECKDACPIEYPNEWDLNLGTRKAISVPFDQTVPLIYSINRDYCIECFKCTEACGERQAIDFDQQPKEVDLEVGAIVVSTGFDVYEPYDMPLLGYGRYPNVVTSMEFERLILAAGPTGGKVLRQSDGQKPHRIAFIQCVGSRDKAHYPYCSNFCCMYTLKHVVQLKEKYKEAIEVYVFYMDIRSPGKGYEEFYDRARERGVNFIRGRVSRIEEDPQTHNLTVHSEESLLGQPIEIPVDMVVLATAAVPKKGSAEVARILNLSRDASGFFMEAHPKLKPLDAPTDGIFFAGACAGLKDIPYSVSQGSGAASRAATVISKPKWKIEPIISTINPAKCIKCGLCVSKCPYGAIHQPKGQVATVVTASCHGCGTCVAECPQHAISQMHFTDEQIMAQIHAALADKPEEKIMAFLCNWCSYAGADLAGISRFDYPANIRVVRVMCSGRVSNEFILEALRLGAGVVLVGACHLPYDCHYITGNVHMKRRTDALKGTLAKLGLSPERFRVEYVSAAEGNRYADLIKEIDQQRKALGTEKIQEETAKLQPYLERMLKPKTKTPA
- a CDS encoding 4Fe-4S dicluster domain-containing protein, encoding MPLKTSKQDAADLLTLEWVLQVKAYRLTLDRRRCVGCQVCTLACPKEAVTTTEVPPVDGKAQHRHVDIDLKKCNFCAICDLTCPFGAIKVTQNGVHTPAVLAKDSYPQLTREIETETTKCPPECTKCEETCPLHLIKVTKTSDEPAKTQVAIQKEACPTCTLCAHECPVSTIHVKKTFEGALSVDADKCPKGCHKCVDVCPIPGTLTLGEDGKVQAESATCVFCGACLNVCPQPEALHVHRSRIHHAAIHSGAWNKTLERLTSCADAAKEFRTQACENRKLAIAKRLQLEGRNNNEHT